Genomic segment of Paenibacillus macerans:
ATCAGCGACTTCAAAATCGTAGATGGCAAAATCATTGGGCAGCTTGATTGCGGCCTCAATCTGAACCGTACTGTTTGGCGGAGGGGCGAGACGGCTGCTGAATTGCGCTTCCGGGAGAATGACCGTCCTCAGTTTGGAACCGTTCATGTCGAACAAACCGCCGACCCCGAATATGCCGCCGACAAAGGCGGCCAGCAAAATGGTCAATAGGAGCACATCGCGATGTTTTGTCCAGAATTCCCGGTTCTTCATGCCGGCCATTCTCCCGGAAGATGGATGTGTACCTGTGTCCCTAGGTTCACTGCACTTAACATTTGGACGGTTCCTCCATGCTGTTCTATTGTATTTTTTACGATGGACAAGCCGAGGCCTGCGCTTCCTCTCTCTTTTCTGTTCACCCCGTTCACCCGGTAAAACGGCTCAAGCACATGTTTCAACGCCTCTTCACTGATGCCTTCCCCCTGATCGCTGATCACGATATAAGCCGAATTGCCCGACCGGAACGACCGGACTTCGATCATCGAATTAACATATCCGTACTTAACAGAGTTATCGAGCACATTTAGGAACGCTTCCTTGAGCTTATGACGATCGCCCTGGATATGGAGGTTCTCCTCCAGTTCATAATGGATGGCGATATTATATTTGCCCGCCTTGATCGCCATGTCCTCGCAGGCTTCCCGAACGACCTTCGACACATCGATCCGTTCGAACCGATAGGCCTGCATCGCGGCGGACGCTACGGAAAATTCCAAAATATCCGCAACCATCGCGTTCAGGCGCCTGCTTTCATTAATAATGTAGTCCAAGCCCTTGTCGAAAAACGCTTTGTCCGTAAATCCATTATCCCGCAATATTTGGGCATACCCCAAAATGGTGGTCAACGGCGTTTTTAATTCATGGGTCACATTGTCAAAAAATAATTTGCTGCGCGCCTGCACCTGTTTTACCTCATCTCGTTCACGTTCAATCACGTCGATCTGCTCCCGCACGCGGTTGATCATGACATTGAAGCTGGAAGCCAGTTCGCCAATCTCGTCTTTCGTGGAGATGTTGACGTCCGCATTCAGGTTGCCCTGCGCCACTTGTACCGCGCGTTTAGTGAGCACGCGAACCGGTCTGGTAATTTGCCGGGAAATGAAGACGGATGCGATAAATACAAATACAAAAATGACCGCCGCCAAATATTTGACCGTATTTTGAAAGCGTAAATGCCGTTTGAACAGCTCCGTATAATTTTTCTCCAATTGAATAATGCCGATGACTTGCCGGCCGGACATGACGGGAAAGGACAGGCTGGAGATGAGCTTACCTTTCTGCATCGATGTGGAGTACGCGATCTGCGAATTGGCGGCAGACTGTATATCCGGCCGTTCGGAGGCAATTACGGCAGGGCTGGAAGACGCGTTATACGGAGAAGCATCCGGGTGATAAAGCGTAACCTTGCCGCCCGCCGCGGCCCCGATCTGCTCCTCCAGGTCCCGGCTTCCCGCCTCCAGCGACTTTTCGTTCAATCGTTTGTTATGAATCAGGAAATATTGATTGAGCGCAATGTCCAGATTTTTTTTGACCTGAATCATGTCTTCGTGCACTTCCCGGTACATGTTCTCTTCGCCCACTTTGTTTGAAAGGATGAGCAGGGAAGAGAAGCCGATAAATACGATGACCGAAAAAAGGGAAACCATTTTGAACTGGATCGTCCACTTCATGTCCGCACCTGGGTGTCCAATCTGTAACCGACGCCGAACACCGTCTCGATAATGGAAGCTCCTTGACCGTCGCCGTCCAGTTTCTTGCGGATGCGCTGCACGTGTATGTCCACTGTACGGGTGTCGCCGGCAAAGTCGTATCCCCATACTTTGTCCAGCAGTTCGGATCGCGTAAACACCTTGCGGTTATGGCTTGCGAGAAAGAGCAGTAAGTCGTACTCCTTGTTTGTCAGTCCTGTGCGTTTTCCGTCCTTCCAAACCTCCCGCTCGTCCTTGCGAATCTCGATGTGCTTCCCCAAGCGAATAACCTCTAACGATTCAATTTCCAGCGTCTCGCTGATCAGATCGATTCGGCGGAATATCGCCCGGATACGCGCCACGACCTCCCGAATATCGAACGGCTTGGTGATGTAATCGTCCGCTCCCAGCTCCATGCCCAGCACCTTGTCCAGCATATCCGACTTGGCCGTAATCATAATGACTGGCGTTTTCGCATCGGCTGACAGATGCCTGCAAATATCGAACCCGCTCATATCGGGCAGCATCAAATCCAGCAGCACCAGGTCGGGATTGAGCCGGCTTAACATCTCAAGCCCTTCCGTCCCCGTCGCCGCTTCGTGGATCACGAACCCTTCCTTTCGCAAAGAATAAGACAATATGTCACGGATGGAATCTTCGTCCTCAATGATTAATAATTGCTTATGTCTCATATTCCTTTTAAATCTCCCCTGCTCTTGCAATTCGTCTTCTTATATATTTTGAAGCCAAGGCGAACAATTGAACAGAGGTCAGAGCAAAAATTTACAACTTCGATACAAATGCCGCGAGTTTCGAAACATCGATCCTGTATACTCAATTAGTTTAGGCAGAAAACTATGATTCATCTAAACCGAAAAGCAAGAGGAAAAATCCTCTTGCTTTTTTGTATGCGCTGCGTGTAAAATTTGCATTAGGGAAACATTTTTATATCTAGCTAAAAAACAGGCATCAGGAAAACAAGTGTTCACTGGGGAAACAACTAATCCAAAATAAGGGGATGAATTGGGGAAATGAGCGAAAAGGACGAATGGAAGATCAAAAAAAGCCCGTTTCAGCGGGCCAAAATGACGCTGGGGATGCTGGCTTTAATCATTCTGGCGGCATGTTCGAAAGTAGAGGGGCAAGCCGATCTAACGCATCGGCACGATGACGGGACGCCGATTCAGGTCGTGTCGACGATCGGGATGATAACCGATGTGGTTCGGGAGGTCGGCGGGGAGGAAGTGGACGCAGCCGGGCTGATGGGCCCGGGCGTCGACCCCCACTTATATAAAGCGTCGCAAGGTGACGTGAAGAAGCTGGATGAGGCGGAGATTATTTTTTACGGCGGGCTGCACCTGGAAGGGAAAATGACGGAGATTTTCGAGAAGCTGGAGCAAAAGAAGCGGACGGTCGCCGTTTCCCAAAATATCGACCCTGCGCTGCTTAGATCGGGCGAGGATGCGGGGGGCTCGCAATACGATCCGCACATCTGGTTCAACGTCCAGCACTGGATAACCGCGACCGAAACGATCCGCGACACGCTGATGGAGTACGATCCAAAGCACGCCGAGGTATACCGGCAGAACGCGGAGGCCTACATAGGGGAGCTGGAGCAACTGGATGCCGAAGTTAAACAACGGATCGCGGAAATCCCCGAACAGGACCGGGTCCTGGTGACGGCGCACGACGCGTTCGGGTACTTCGGGGACGCTTACGGGATTAAGGTGATGGGGCTGCAGGGCATCAGCACGGCGGCGGAATACGGTTCGAGGGATGTCAGCAAGCTGCGGGATTTTTTGGTGGAGAATCAAATTAAAGCGGTGTTCGTGGAATCGAGCATTCCGACCAAATCGATGGAAGCCGTGATCGCCGGCGCCAAGGAAAAAGGGCATACGGTGAAGATCGGCGGGGAATTGTACTCCGATTCGCTGGGCGAACCCGGCGGCGAAGCGGATACGTACATCAAGATGGTCCGCCACAACGTAAACACCATCGTGGAAGCGTTGAAATAAGAAACGTCAACCGGACGGCATATTTATTTCAAATGAAGCGGCGGCCAGCGCTGCCCGAAGAAACGAGGCGATTAAAATGAAAGTGGTTCCGCTTGAAGTTGATCAACTAACGATCGCTTATCAGAAGAAACCGGTGTTAAGATCGGTATCGTTTCAGATTCCCGAGGGGAAGCTGATCGGCGTGCTGGGCCCGAACGGAGCGGGCAAGTCAACCCTGCTCAAAGCGGTGCTCGGGCTTATCCCGAAAGTGCAGGGGGAAGTGAGTATTTACGGCAAACCTTACCGGGAGCAGCGGAAAATCGTAGGGTACGTGCCCCAGCGGGAATCGGTGGATTGGGATTTTCCAACGAACGCGCTGGATGTGGTGATGATGGGCCGCTATGGTCATTTGGGCTGGTTCCGCCGGCCCGGCGCGAAAGAGCGGCAGATCGCCATGGAGTGTCTGGCAAAGGTCGGCATGGCCGACTACGCCGGCCGGCAAATCAGCCAGTTGTCCGGCGGACAGCAGCAGCGGGTGTTCCTCGCCCGGGCGCTGGCGCAAAACGCGCAGCTCTATTTTATGGATGAGCCGTTTGCCGGGGTGGACGCCACGACCGAAAAAGCGATTATCGGCCTTTTGCATGAATTAAAGGAACAGGGCAAAACCGTGCTCGTCGTGCATCATGATTTGGCCACGGTGAGGGAATATTTCGACCACGTGCTGCTGCTGAACGGCGAGCTGATCGCCGCCGGCCCGACCGCGGAGACATTCACCCCGGAAAATTTGCAAAAAACGTACGGCGGACGGATCGCCATGCTGCAGGATCTCGCGGCCGTACCGGCGGGGACGGTGTGATGAACATGCTGGTGAACCTGATCTCTTGGATCACGGATCCGAACATGCGGTGGATTTTGGCCGGATCGCTGCTGCTGGGGCTCGGGAGCGGTGTGATCGGATCGTTTGCTTATCTGCGCAAACAAAGCCTGCTGGGCGACGCGCTGGCCCATGCCGCGCTGCCCGGCATCTGCATCGCCTTCATGCTGAGCGGCGTCAAATCGGTGGGCTTGTTCATTATCGGAGCGGCCCTGGCCGGGATGCTGGCGACGTTCGGCATCTCCGCGATCACCCGGTATTCGCGCATTAAGCAGGACGCGGCGCTCGGCATCGTGTTGTCGGTCTTTTTCGGGATCGGCATCGTCATGCTGACGAAGATCCAGCACAGCGGCAACGGCAACCAAAGCGGGCTGGATAAATATATGTTCGGCCAGGCGGCTTCCATGATGCTGTCCGATGTGTATATGATGGGGGCGGTGGCGGTGCTCTTGATCCTCGTCAGCACCTTGTTGTTCAAGGAGTTCAAGCTGGTCAGCTTCGATCCCGGCTTCGCCCGGGGGATGGGGATGAACGCGGCTTTTCTGGAACAGCTGCTGCTGTTCATGACCGTGGTGGCCGTCGTCATCGGCATCCAGGCGGTTGGCGTCGTGCTCGTGGCGGCTCTCTTGATCACCCCGGCCGTGGCCGCCAGGTATTGGACGGATGCCCTGGGCTTCATGGTAATATTGGCCGGATTGTTTGGAGCGCTGTCGGGCGTAACGGGGACGCTGATCAGCGGGGCGTTGTCCAACCTGCCGACCGGGCCGGTGACGGTGCTGGCCGCCACCTCGCTGTTTTTGGTCTCGGCGCTGTTCGCGCCAAACCGCGGGCTGCTGGCAAAATGGGTCCGGCACTGGCGGAACCGCAGCGAAGTACGGCAGCACGTGGAAGGGGCGGTTATCCGCCAAAACGCAGGCGCCATGGAAAGGGGGGCGGAGTAATATGGCCGATGTATGGATTATTGTGACCGGCACGCTGGTCGCCGCTGCCTGCGGCATCCTGGGATGTTTTCTGATTTTACGCAAAATGGCGATGGTGGGCGATGCGATCAGCCACTCCGTGTTGCCGGGGATCGCGATCGCGTTTCTGGTGAGCAGCTCGCGGGATTCGCTGCTGATGCTGATCGGAGCGGCCGCGCTTGGCCTGATTACCGTTTTCCTGATTCAGGCGCTTCAGCACAGCGGACTGCAGTCGGACGCCTCAATCGGCATCGTATTTACGGCGCTGTTCGCGGTGGGCGTCATTCTCATCAGCCGCAACGCCGCCCATATCGACCTCGATCTCGACTGCGTGCTGTTTGGCGAAATCGCCTACGTGCAGTGGGACACTTGGGTCTGGAACGGCTACGACATGGGGCCGGCGGCCGTCTGGATGCTGGGCGGTACGCTGCTTGTCGTGCTGGCGGCGATCCTGCTGTTCTACAAGCAGTTCAAGCTGTGCGCGTTCGACCCGGCGCTTGCAGCCGCCGTGGGCATTCCGGTGGCGCTGTTCCATTATCTGCTGATGGGACTGGTATCCTTGTCCACGGTCGCTTCGTTCGAAAGCGTCGGGGCGATCCTGGTCGTCGGCATGCTGATCGTCCCGGCTTCCGCGGCTTATTTGCTGACCGACAGGCTCAGCGTAATGCTGCTCCTCAGCGTGCTGATCGGCGCGGCCAGCGCCGCCGGCGGATATTACGCCGCCAAATGGCTGGACGCTTCGATCGCCGGCTGCATGGTCGCCGTGGCCGGGCTGCTGTTCGTGCTGGCGTTTCTGTGTTCGCCGTCGCACGGCCTTGCGGCCCGGCTGAGCCGGCGCCGGCGGTTGAAGTCGGCCGCGGCCGCTTAGGATGGCGGCGACTCCCGGCTTTTGCGCGCCGTCAACGCCAACAACCACCTTCCATCTCTTTAAGAGAGAGCGGAGGTGGTTGTTGGCGTTCATGTTTGCGCGGGCCACGGGATTAGCGGTAAAAAAGGGCTCTATTTCGGACGTGTGAGGGACTTCGGCCCAAATAAGGGAATTGTTTACCGCTATGCTCGACGGATGGAGGCAGATGTACACTTTTTCCAGGGCCGGCAACAAAATAAGTACATAAAATTCCGCTATTCCTCCAAAGTGGGGGAGAATATCGAAAATAGCGGTAAAAATTACTGCTATTTTTGATGGGTGTGGCACTACGCGCGTTCTGTTTAAAGGACGCGCCGTCAGGCATTATCTCCCGGCTGGACTTACCGGATGTTCGGCGTGGACTCCCGAATGACCGGTTTGGTGTAGATATGGGACACCTGGTAGGGCTGATTCGGGTCCTTGATGCGCGAAAGCAGCATTTCGGCGGCTTTGACGCCCATTTCGTTGCTGAAAATATGGACTGTCGTCAAATGCGGTTCGACGATCACGGACTCGGGGCTGTTGTCGAAGCCGCAGATGACGATATCCTGGGGAATCGACAGGTTCCGGTTTCTCAGCGCTTTCATTACGCTAACGGCAATGTAATCGTTGGCGCAGACGAAAACGGAAGGAAGCTCCCGAATCGCGGCCAAGCGCGCGCCCATCCACTCGGGTTCGGAGAAGAACAGCCGGTCGTCGTCGACGATGCACTGGGACAAGTCAAGGACGATGCCGGCCTCGGTCAGCGCGCGGTTAAACCCGGCCCATCTTTCGTTGAAGCTGCGGCAATGGTTGTAGTCGCCGATAAAGCCGAAGCTTTTGTAACCGCCATCAATTAATTTCCTGGTAAGCTGATAGGTGCTGTGGTCGTTCTCCATCAGCAGCACGTCGGCTTGAAATTCCGGGTAGCAAACGTAAGCCGAGCAATCGATAAAGATAGTCGGGATGCCGAGCCCGGTGATAAGCTTGCTGTATTCCAGATCAAACAGCTCGATGCAGATGATGCCGTCCACATTGGACGCGTCGAAGTTGTTCGGCAGCGACAGCGATTTTTGCTCGATGTCCCTGACGATATGAATGGACAGGTTGTAGCCTTCGGCGCTGATTCTTTTTTCCAGGCCGCTGATCAGGGTTGAACCGAAATGGGAGGTGTTCGGCAAATTCTCCGTCAGCAAAGCGATGTTGCCCGAACTTTTCGACAAAAAGCTGTCGCTGTCCATAAAGGCAAATTGCTTGTATTTCAGCTCAATGGCTTTTCTGATTACTTTATTGCGCGTTTCCGCCGGGATGCTTTCGCTTCCGTTCAGCGCTTTGGAGGCCGTGTTGCGGGAGATGCCCAAAGCGTCGGCGATATCCTGAATCGTTACTTTTTCCTTCGCCATCATTTCACCTCTATAAGATCCTCGGGTCACGATGCATAAAAAGCGAGTATTTGCAAAGATTTCCTATCTCAAATGTATAATAAAACGAGAAAAATAGCAACATCAACTTTACAAATGAACAATTGATATTTACAATTTTGCATGATTACATTTGTCAAATTATTATGCTAATTTGTTAATCGATTTAAAACATGTGCGATCCGGAAAACGCTGTTTTGTACAGCTCAATTAACCGAGATTGTTTGATTCTAGAGTGTTTTGTGCGGTTTGAAATATGTTTTTGTGCAAATTTCAGAAATTTTTCTTAACAAATGCACAAAAATAATTTTACAAAATATATTGACTATGAAAGTTTCGTTTGTTAAATTGTAAATGCAACAGGGTGCAGACAATAAAGGATTAGTGTTAGTGAAAGCCCTTACTTCACAAGAGCTGTAAATTCAACGGGAGAACGGAGGTAACAAAATTGCAAAGCACTATAAAAGCCGGACAAAGAAGAACGGTGCTTAGGAGATCCCATGGACAAAGCCCCTTCGAATATTTGCGGAAATACGGCTTCCTCTACCTGCTGCTTGCCCCGGCCCTGATCCTCACCTTGATCTTCAAATACGGGCCGATGTACGGGGCGGTGATTGCGTTTAAGGATTTCAGTCCGATCAAAGGCATCCTCGGCAGCGATTGGATCGGACTCAAAAATTTCGACAAGTTTCTGTCCTCGCCCAATTTTGAAGTCATCTTTATGAATACGCTTAAATTGAGCTTGCTTGGGCTTGTGCTCAGCTTTCCCGTGCCGATCCTGCTGGCGCTGATGCTCAATCAGATCCGCCGGGCCGGCGTGAAAAAGAACATCCAGTTGTTTCTGTACGCCCCCAACTTCATTTCCGTTGTGGTTGTCGTCGGAATGCTGTTCATCTTCCTGTCGCCGACAGGGCCCGTCAACCAGCTGTTCGTCTGGTTTACGGATGAGCCGATCATGTTCATGTCCCGCCCCGAGTATTTCAGGTGGATTTATATTTTGTCGGATATTTGGACGGGAGCGGGCTGGTCCTCGATCATCTATGTGGCCGCGCTGGCCAACGTGGACCCGGAGCTGCACCATGCGGCCCACCTGGACGGCGCCAACCTGCTGCAGCGGATTCGCCACATCGATCTGCCGACGATCCGCCCGATTATGGCGATCGTGTTCATTCTCGCCGCCGGCGGGATCATGTCGATCGGCTTCGAGAAGGCTTACTTGATGCAGACGGCCATGAACCTGCCGACCTCGGAGATCATTCCGACCTACGTGTACAAAATCGGCTTGCAGTCCGGAGACTACGCTTACTCCGCCGCCGTCGGGCTGTTCAACTCCGTCATCAACGTCATCCTGCTTGTGACCGTGAATTTTGTGGTTAAGAAGCTGAACGAAGGCGAAGGCCTTTATTGAGTCATCTTTAATCACGAAGCAGGTCAAGAAGCGGATTCGGCGTCGAATCTTGAATTCAGCCGGGCCTTCCGTTGCTCACGTACCCAA
This window contains:
- a CDS encoding sensor histidine kinase, which gives rise to MKWTIQFKMVSLFSVIVFIGFSSLLILSNKVGEENMYREVHEDMIQVKKNLDIALNQYFLIHNKRLNEKSLEAGSRDLEEQIGAAAGGKVTLYHPDASPYNASSSPAVIASERPDIQSAANSQIAYSTSMQKGKLISSLSFPVMSGRQVIGIIQLEKNYTELFKRHLRFQNTVKYLAAVIFVFVFIASVFISRQITRPVRVLTKRAVQVAQGNLNADVNISTKDEIGELASSFNVMINRVREQIDVIERERDEVKQVQARSKLFFDNVTHELKTPLTTILGYAQILRDNGFTDKAFFDKGLDYIINESRRLNAMVADILEFSVASAAMQAYRFERIDVSKVVREACEDMAIKAGKYNIAIHYELEENLHIQGDRHKLKEAFLNVLDNSVKYGYVNSMIEVRSFRSGNSAYIVISDQGEGISEEALKHVLEPFYRVNGVNRKERGSAGLGLSIVKNTIEQHGGTVQMLSAVNLGTQVHIHLPGEWPA
- a CDS encoding response regulator transcription factor, yielding MRHKQLLIIEDEDSIRDILSYSLRKEGFVIHEAATGTEGLEMLSRLNPDLVLLDLMLPDMSGFDICRHLSADAKTPVIMITAKSDMLDKVLGMELGADDYITKPFDIREVVARIRAIFRRIDLISETLEIESLEVIRLGKHIEIRKDEREVWKDGKRTGLTNKEYDLLLFLASHNRKVFTRSELLDKVWGYDFAGDTRTVDIHVQRIRKKLDGDGQGASIIETVFGVGYRLDTQVRT
- a CDS encoding metal ABC transporter solute-binding protein, Zn/Mn family, whose amino-acid sequence is MSEKDEWKIKKSPFQRAKMTLGMLALIILAACSKVEGQADLTHRHDDGTPIQVVSTIGMITDVVREVGGEEVDAAGLMGPGVDPHLYKASQGDVKKLDEAEIIFYGGLHLEGKMTEIFEKLEQKKRTVAVSQNIDPALLRSGEDAGGSQYDPHIWFNVQHWITATETIRDTLMEYDPKHAEVYRQNAEAYIGELEQLDAEVKQRIAEIPEQDRVLVTAHDAFGYFGDAYGIKVMGLQGISTAAEYGSRDVSKLRDFLVENQIKAVFVESSIPTKSMEAVIAGAKEKGHTVKIGGELYSDSLGEPGGEADTYIKMVRHNVNTIVEALK
- a CDS encoding metal ABC transporter ATP-binding protein → MKVVPLEVDQLTIAYQKKPVLRSVSFQIPEGKLIGVLGPNGAGKSTLLKAVLGLIPKVQGEVSIYGKPYREQRKIVGYVPQRESVDWDFPTNALDVVMMGRYGHLGWFRRPGAKERQIAMECLAKVGMADYAGRQISQLSGGQQQRVFLARALAQNAQLYFMDEPFAGVDATTEKAIIGLLHELKEQGKTVLVVHHDLATVREYFDHVLLLNGELIAAGPTAETFTPENLQKTYGGRIAMLQDLAAVPAGTV
- a CDS encoding metal ABC transporter permease, yielding MLVNLISWITDPNMRWILAGSLLLGLGSGVIGSFAYLRKQSLLGDALAHAALPGICIAFMLSGVKSVGLFIIGAALAGMLATFGISAITRYSRIKQDAALGIVLSVFFGIGIVMLTKIQHSGNGNQSGLDKYMFGQAASMMLSDVYMMGAVAVLLILVSTLLFKEFKLVSFDPGFARGMGMNAAFLEQLLLFMTVVAVVIGIQAVGVVLVAALLITPAVAARYWTDALGFMVILAGLFGALSGVTGTLISGALSNLPTGPVTVLAATSLFLVSALFAPNRGLLAKWVRHWRNRSEVRQHVEGAVIRQNAGAMERGAE
- a CDS encoding metal ABC transporter permease; this translates as MADVWIIVTGTLVAAACGILGCFLILRKMAMVGDAISHSVLPGIAIAFLVSSSRDSLLMLIGAAALGLITVFLIQALQHSGLQSDASIGIVFTALFAVGVILISRNAAHIDLDLDCVLFGEIAYVQWDTWVWNGYDMGPAAVWMLGGTLLVVLAAILLFYKQFKLCAFDPALAAAVGIPVALFHYLLMGLVSLSTVASFESVGAILVVGMLIVPASAAYLLTDRLSVMLLLSVLIGAASAAGGYYAAKWLDASIAGCMVAVAGLLFVLAFLCSPSHGLAARLSRRRRLKSAAAA
- a CDS encoding LacI family DNA-binding transcriptional regulator, coding for MAKEKVTIQDIADALGISRNTASKALNGSESIPAETRNKVIRKAIELKYKQFAFMDSDSFLSKSSGNIALLTENLPNTSHFGSTLISGLEKRISAEGYNLSIHIVRDIEQKSLSLPNNFDASNVDGIICIELFDLEYSKLITGLGIPTIFIDCSAYVCYPEFQADVLLMENDHSTYQLTRKLIDGGYKSFGFIGDYNHCRSFNERWAGFNRALTEAGIVLDLSQCIVDDDRLFFSEPEWMGARLAAIRELPSVFVCANDYIAVSVMKALRNRNLSIPQDIVICGFDNSPESVIVEPHLTTVHIFSNEMGVKAAEMLLSRIKDPNQPYQVSHIYTKPVIRESTPNIR
- a CDS encoding ABC transporter permease, translating into MLRRSHGQSPFEYLRKYGFLYLLLAPALILTLIFKYGPMYGAVIAFKDFSPIKGILGSDWIGLKNFDKFLSSPNFEVIFMNTLKLSLLGLVLSFPVPILLALMLNQIRRAGVKKNIQLFLYAPNFISVVVVVGMLFIFLSPTGPVNQLFVWFTDEPIMFMSRPEYFRWIYILSDIWTGAGWSSIIYVAALANVDPELHHAAHLDGANLLQRIRHIDLPTIRPIMAIVFILAAGGIMSIGFEKAYLMQTAMNLPTSEIIPTYVYKIGLQSGDYAYSAAVGLFNSVINVILLVTVNFVVKKLNEGEGLY